A single Pseudalkalibacillus hwajinpoensis DNA region contains:
- a CDS encoding sigma-54 interaction domain-containing protein has protein sequence MNHVYKKIIDEIDVGVHVIDEKGKTIIYNPKMMQIEAMDRQDVVDKYLLDVFMFSANESSTLVKALQKGIETLNVKQTYFNNKGKEITTINNSFPILENGTIKGAVEISNDVTKLERLIRDNMNRKGNTRFTFDSIIGNSLAIQEVIENTKRSTRTSSSVLIVGETGTGKELFAQSIHNGSHRSSAPFISQNCAALPDNLIESLLFGTKRGAFTGATERPGLFEQAEGGTLLLDEINSLSMNLQAKLLRVLQEKTIRRIGDTEDKAIDVRIIATMNEDPIEAIAKERMRKDLYYRLGVVTLFIPPLIERKEDISLLVDSFISKYNDLFQMDVKGVDTEVSESFQAYNWPGNVRELEHIIEGAMNLMMSEDIIHYSHLPIQYRNKSPLQKERHLIEADHLTIHDSNQIIPLKEQMEKAEKVYIQKVLQENKNNISQTAKVLGLSRQSLQYRLRKFDIQT, from the coding sequence ATGAATCATGTATACAAAAAAATCATCGATGAAATCGACGTCGGCGTTCATGTGATTGATGAAAAAGGTAAAACGATCATTTATAATCCTAAAATGATGCAAATTGAAGCCATGGATCGCCAGGATGTTGTTGATAAGTATTTATTAGATGTCTTTATGTTCTCAGCGAATGAGAGCAGCACGCTTGTTAAGGCACTTCAAAAAGGCATAGAAACGTTGAATGTGAAGCAAACGTATTTCAATAATAAAGGGAAAGAAATTACAACAATTAACAACTCATTTCCAATTTTAGAAAATGGGACGATTAAAGGCGCTGTCGAGATCTCGAATGACGTGACAAAGCTTGAACGGTTAATTCGTGACAATATGAATCGAAAAGGAAACACTCGATTCACATTCGATAGCATTATTGGAAATAGTCTTGCCATTCAAGAAGTAATTGAGAATACAAAACGAAGCACGAGGACATCGTCGTCTGTTTTGATCGTTGGGGAAACCGGAACAGGGAAAGAATTATTTGCTCAAAGCATCCACAATGGTAGCCACCGTTCTTCCGCTCCGTTTATTTCGCAAAACTGTGCTGCCTTACCTGATAATTTGATTGAAAGCCTTCTATTCGGTACGAAGCGAGGCGCATTTACAGGGGCAACTGAACGACCGGGCTTATTTGAACAAGCAGAAGGCGGGACGTTATTACTTGATGAAATCAATTCATTAAGTATGAATTTGCAAGCGAAACTATTGAGAGTCCTACAGGAAAAAACAATTCGGCGCATTGGTGACACAGAAGATAAGGCCATTGACGTTAGAATCATCGCTACAATGAACGAAGATCCCATTGAAGCCATTGCGAAGGAACGAATGCGTAAAGACTTGTATTACCGACTTGGGGTTGTGACACTATTTATCCCTCCACTTATAGAAAGGAAAGAGGACATCTCTTTATTAGTGGATTCGTTTATCTCAAAATATAACGATCTCTTTCAAATGGATGTTAAAGGAGTAGATACCGAAGTCTCTGAATCATTTCAGGCTTACAATTGGCCAGGGAATGTACGAGAATTAGAGCATATTATTGAAGGAGCAATGAATTTAATGATGAGCGAAGACATCATACACTATTCCCATTTGCCCATTCAGTATCGAAATAAATCGCCATTACAAAAAGAAAGGCATTTGATTGAGGCTGATCATCTTACCATTCATGATTCCAATCAAATTATCCCGTTGAAAGAACAAATGGAGAAAGCTGAAAAAGTTTATATCCAAAAGGTACTACAAGAAAACAAAAACAATATCTCGCAAACCGCAAAAGTATTAGGGCTAAGTAGACAAAGCTTGCAGTACCGGTTAAGGAAATTTGATATTCAAACGTAA
- a CDS encoding sensor histidine kinase, which yields MFELLLTMLERLGIIVTIAFVLTRFRFFRDMIYSDQLARKQQYVAIGFFGFFGIIGTYTGLTFSTDSLQFNSWPLEVSSDEAIANSRVIGVVLAGLLGGKRVGFGAGLIAGIHRYMLGGFTAVACGLASIIAGLIAGSLHKRNRHVKLRSAFMIGAGAETVQMLIILLLSKPFQNAMALVEVIGIPMILANGIGCALFLLIIKNVVNEEEKAGALQAQKTLRIADQTLGYLRQGLSETSAHEVCQILHREIEGSAVAITDRTHILSHVGLANDHHQSGHEIQTTITKDVIHKGEIVIANDQTIHCAEKNCPLGAAIIAPLKQRGKTIGTLKFYFRSEKEITHIITELVLGLSNLLSNQLEIAEADKAYQLAKEAEIKALQAQISPHFLFNSLNTIISLIRIEPDKARKLLVSLSHFLRQNLSGTTANMTSLNQELKHVKAYLEVEEARFVDRLTVKYTIDESVLSVQLPPLTLQPIVENAIKHGIKNKENDCLVEITIAQNPNGVTVCVTDNGEGISPDRLPELGRAHVSSEIGTGLGLYNVNRRLTMLFGNEASLSIHSEPCNGTTICFLIPLMEDE from the coding sequence ATGTTCGAACTCTTGCTTACGATGCTAGAGCGACTTGGCATTATTGTTACAATTGCATTTGTGCTAACCCGCTTTCGCTTCTTCCGAGATATGATCTACAGCGATCAGCTTGCTCGTAAGCAGCAGTATGTTGCGATTGGCTTCTTTGGTTTCTTTGGGATCATCGGAACATATACAGGATTAACATTTAGTACAGATTCACTCCAATTTAATTCATGGCCACTTGAAGTTTCTTCTGACGAAGCCATCGCAAATTCCAGAGTAATCGGAGTCGTTCTTGCTGGACTTCTTGGTGGAAAGAGGGTTGGATTTGGTGCAGGGCTAATTGCAGGGATTCATCGCTATATGCTTGGTGGATTTACAGCAGTAGCTTGTGGACTTGCCTCCATTATTGCTGGACTTATCGCTGGCTCTCTACACAAACGAAACCGTCATGTAAAACTTCGATCAGCCTTTATGATCGGTGCAGGTGCAGAGACCGTTCAAATGCTCATTATCTTGCTTCTTTCAAAACCGTTCCAAAATGCCATGGCTCTTGTAGAAGTGATCGGAATTCCAATGATTCTCGCAAACGGAATTGGCTGTGCTCTCTTCCTCCTTATCATAAAAAATGTTGTAAACGAGGAAGAAAAAGCTGGTGCTCTTCAGGCACAGAAAACCCTTCGTATCGCGGATCAAACACTTGGTTATCTAAGACAAGGGCTTTCTGAGACTTCAGCTCATGAGGTCTGTCAGATTCTTCATAGAGAAATTGAAGGTAGCGCAGTAGCGATAACGGATCGTACACACATTTTAAGTCACGTCGGCCTTGCGAACGACCATCATCAATCAGGACACGAGATTCAAACGACCATTACAAAAGACGTGATTCATAAAGGTGAAATTGTTATAGCAAACGATCAAACCATTCACTGTGCTGAGAAAAATTGTCCGCTCGGAGCAGCCATTATTGCTCCCCTTAAACAGCGGGGTAAAACAATCGGCACGCTAAAATTCTATTTCCGATCGGAAAAAGAGATCACCCATATTATTACTGAGCTCGTTCTCGGTCTCAGCAATCTTCTTAGTAATCAGTTAGAAATAGCTGAAGCGGATAAAGCCTATCAGCTTGCAAAAGAAGCCGAAATCAAAGCATTACAAGCACAAATCAGTCCGCACTTTCTTTTTAATTCACTGAATACAATTATTTCGTTAATTCGTATTGAACCTGATAAAGCACGTAAATTACTCGTTTCCCTTTCACACTTTTTAAGACAAAATTTATCTGGTACTACAGCGAACATGACCTCGCTTAACCAGGAGTTAAAACACGTGAAAGCCTACCTTGAAGTGGAAGAAGCACGATTTGTAGACAGACTAACCGTTAAATATACAATCGATGAAAGTGTATTATCCGTCCAATTACCTCCACTCACGTTACAGCCGATTGTTGAGAATGCTATTAAACATGGTATCAAAAATAAGGAAAACGATTGTCTTGTTGAAATTACAATTGCTCAAAATCCAAACGGGGTTACTGTTTGCGTAACTGATAACGGTGAAGGGATTTCCCCTGATCGCTTACCAGAGCTTGGTAGAGCACACGTGTCGTCAGAAATTGGTACAGGACTCGGCCTCTATAACGTTAATCGTCGCCTAACAATGCTATTTGGAAATGAAGCAAGTCTTTCCATTCATAGCGAGCCTTGTAACGGTACAACCATTTGCTTTTTGATTCCACTAATGGAGGACGAATAG
- a CDS encoding LytR/AlgR family response regulator transcription factor, translated as MNVIKCLIVDDERYSRQELVHLLSHCKTINVIGEADSGETAVIKSLQLQPDVVFLDVEMPKMNGMEAAKALLELKKSPLIVFATAYPEFAAEAFRYEAIDYLLKPYDEEQLHQTVQRLEKLMQVSTKEEPPPKKGKLSVELEGEIHYLDPNDILFIFRDEKVSRIVVKNGEYEVKMALKELESRLSSFSFFRIHKGYLVNLHYVTRLTPWFNGAYQLELEGVREKLSVSRNYVKALRTELEL; from the coding sequence ATGAACGTAATTAAATGTTTAATCGTGGATGATGAACGATACAGCCGTCAGGAACTCGTTCATTTACTCTCACATTGTAAGACGATAAATGTGATCGGTGAAGCTGATTCAGGTGAAACAGCTGTGATCAAATCCCTTCAACTTCAACCAGATGTAGTTTTTCTTGATGTTGAGATGCCCAAAATGAATGGGATGGAAGCAGCAAAAGCCTTATTGGAACTTAAGAAATCTCCTCTAATCGTTTTTGCGACTGCTTATCCTGAATTTGCTGCAGAAGCTTTTCGATATGAAGCGATTGACTATCTTCTGAAACCCTATGATGAAGAACAGCTTCATCAAACCGTACAACGTCTAGAGAAGTTGATGCAAGTATCTACTAAAGAAGAACCTCCGCCAAAGAAAGGCAAGCTCTCAGTTGAACTAGAAGGTGAGATTCATTACCTCGATCCCAATGATATCCTCTTTATTTTTCGCGATGAAAAAGTCTCACGGATCGTTGTAAAAAATGGCGAGTACGAAGTGAAGATGGCGCTAAAAGAACTTGAAAGCCGACTATCCTCCTTTTCGTTTTTTAGAATTCATAAAGGATATCTTGTTAATCTTCACTACGTGACGCGCCTGACCCCATGGTTTAATGGTGCTTATCAGCTTGAATTAGAAGGTGTTCGAGAAAAGCTTTCTGTAAGTCGTAATTATGTAAAAGCACTACGTACAGAACTTGAATTGTAA
- a CDS encoding carbon starvation CstA family protein, whose product MYTFLAGIALLIIGYFTYGKFVEKIFGIKEARQTPAYTHQDGVDYLPMNTKKNSLIQLLNIAGVGPIFGPILGALYGPVAFLWIVFGCIFAGAVHDYLTGMISIRNRGAHLPELAGKFLGKVMKHVVNAFAVLLLLLTGTVFVTAPAGLLNNLMNGWATMGLILGAIFVYYILATLLPIDKIIGRFYPIFGALLLISALGVGAGLVFTGAPIPEITLSNFHPDNAPVFPLLFLTISCGALSGFHATQTPIISRTTQNEKQGRNIFYGMMIAEGVIAMIWAAAAMSLFNGPVGLNELLANGGPAAIVSEASTLMLGAIGGTLAILGVIVLPITSGDTAFRSARMIIADYFNYSQRKVTNRLWIALPLFVVAFGLTKIDFTLLWRYFSWANQSTAMIALWVGAMYLFIAKKNYWIAMIPAIFITMATTTYILNAPIGFRLPMNVAYIGATIITIGVIVAFFYSARKQRAANIPLEIDISGWDKDSVA is encoded by the coding sequence ATGTATACATTTCTAGCAGGAATTGCACTTCTTATAATTGGTTATTTTACTTACGGAAAATTTGTTGAGAAAATTTTCGGCATTAAGGAAGCACGTCAAACCCCCGCCTATACGCATCAGGATGGCGTCGATTACCTTCCAATGAACACGAAGAAGAACTCCTTGATTCAATTATTGAACATTGCAGGAGTTGGTCCAATCTTCGGCCCGATTCTTGGTGCACTCTACGGGCCAGTCGCTTTTCTCTGGATCGTATTTGGCTGTATTTTCGCAGGAGCTGTTCACGATTACCTTACAGGAATGATCTCCATTCGTAACAGGGGCGCTCACTTACCTGAACTTGCAGGAAAGTTTCTTGGAAAAGTGATGAAGCATGTTGTGAATGCATTCGCTGTGCTACTTCTCCTTCTAACAGGAACGGTGTTTGTCACAGCACCAGCTGGACTATTGAACAACTTAATGAACGGCTGGGCAACAATGGGTCTTATTCTAGGAGCGATTTTTGTTTACTACATCCTAGCTACATTGCTACCGATTGATAAAATCATTGGACGCTTTTATCCGATTTTTGGTGCGCTTCTTCTTATTAGCGCACTCGGCGTTGGTGCTGGACTTGTGTTCACTGGCGCACCGATTCCTGAAATCACGCTAAGTAATTTCCACCCTGACAACGCACCAGTCTTTCCATTACTATTCTTAACAATCTCTTGCGGCGCACTTTCTGGATTTCACGCTACACAAACGCCAATCATTTCGCGTACAACGCAAAATGAAAAACAAGGTCGCAACATTTTCTACGGAATGATGATTGCAGAAGGTGTCATTGCGATGATTTGGGCTGCTGCTGCTATGAGCTTATTCAATGGACCTGTTGGGTTAAATGAACTGCTTGCTAATGGTGGACCGGCTGCGATTGTAAGTGAAGCTTCTACTCTCATGCTAGGTGCGATCGGTGGAACGCTTGCCATTCTTGGTGTCATCGTCCTTCCAATCACGTCCGGCGATACAGCCTTCAGAAGTGCTCGTATGATTATTGCAGATTACTTTAATTACTCTCAGCGTAAAGTAACAAATCGCCTCTGGATCGCACTACCGCTTTTCGTTGTCGCATTTGGGCTTACGAAAATTGATTTTACCCTTCTGTGGAGATACTTCTCATGGGCTAACCAGTCTACAGCGATGATTGCCTTATGGGTTGGCGCGATGTACTTGTTTATTGCGAAGAAAAACTACTGGATTGCCATGATCCCAGCAATTTTTATCACAATGGCAACGACAACTTACATTCTTAATGCACCAATCGGCTTTCGCTTACCAATGAATGTCGCCTACATCGGCGCAACCATCATTACGATCGGCGTTATTGTAGCTTTCTTCTACTCTGCTCGTAAGCAACGCGCTGCCAACATTCCACTAGAAATCGACATTTCCGGTTGGGATAAGGATAGCGTCGCTTAA